In Agrobacterium vitis, one genomic interval encodes:
- a CDS encoding carbohydrate ABC transporter permease, with amino-acid sequence MFPTPIQKASPIVRYGYNLVLPVALVLWLLPLLGVALTSVRPAGDLAAGNYFGIPSGFAGVENYSAVFQNSPLGWYILNSFKITIPTVIGAVALSCLTGFALATYKFKGNIVLFCLFVAGNFIPFQILMVPVRDMTLKMGLYDTVTGLVLFHVAFQTGFCTLFMRNFIKGLPFALIESARVEGVSEWRIFRYIVLPLMRPAIAALSVLVFTFVWNDYFWATVLVQSQAAMPVTAGLYSLNGQWVAAWNLVSAGSIVAALPPVAMFFLMQRHFIAGLTLGATKG; translated from the coding sequence ATGTTTCCGACCCCGATCCAGAAAGCCTCGCCGATTGTTCGGTATGGCTATAATCTCGTTCTGCCTGTCGCGCTGGTTCTCTGGCTGCTGCCTTTGTTGGGCGTGGCGCTGACCTCGGTGCGTCCTGCGGGCGATTTGGCCGCTGGCAATTATTTCGGCATTCCCTCCGGCTTTGCCGGTGTTGAGAACTATTCCGCGGTGTTTCAGAATTCGCCGCTTGGCTGGTACATCCTCAATTCCTTCAAGATCACCATTCCAACCGTGATCGGTGCTGTGGCACTGTCCTGCCTGACCGGGTTTGCACTGGCGACCTATAAGTTCAAGGGCAATATCGTCCTGTTCTGCCTGTTCGTTGCTGGCAATTTCATTCCCTTCCAGATTCTCATGGTGCCGGTGCGCGACATGACGCTGAAAATGGGGCTGTATGATACGGTCACCGGCTTGGTGCTGTTTCATGTCGCCTTCCAGACCGGATTTTGCACGCTGTTCATGCGCAATTTCATCAAGGGCCTGCCGTTTGCGCTGATCGAATCCGCCCGGGTCGAGGGCGTATCGGAATGGCGGATCTTTCGCTATATCGTGCTGCCGCTGATGCGGCCCGCCATTGCAGCGCTGTCGGTGCTGGTCTTCACCTTTGTTTGGAACGACTACTTTTGGGCCACGGTTCTGGTCCAGAGTCAGGCCGCCATGCCTGTCACGGCGGGGCTGTATTCGCTGAACGGTCAATGGGTCGCCGCCTGGAACCTGGTTTCTGCCGGATCGATCGTCGCGGCCCTGCCGCCGGTCGCCATGTTTTTCCTGATGCAGCGGCATTTTATCGCCGGGCTGACACTTGGAGCAACCAAGGGATGA
- a CDS encoding carbohydrate ABC transporter permease: protein MSTAAPVSSGFWKRHQQRIAPWLFLAPGLVMFVIYVVLPIFQSVWISFHDWDGIGEKVWIGLGNYQELLGDEAFYTSLQNNLIWLVLYLLAIPGGLAVALFLNQTVTGIRLYKSLFFFPFVISQVVVGLMFTWFYAPNFGLFSVLIKHLTGMDFAVLADERFVTYGIIVAGLWPQTAYCMILYLTGLNNINPEQVEAARMDGAKGWSLLKNIILPQLAPATFIAMVVTVIGALRSFDLVSIMTAGGPYGSSRVLSYYMYEEALSEYGFRMGYGAAIAVVLFLIMMVFITLFVVRMIGQERNT, encoded by the coding sequence GTGAGCACTGCTGCTCCTGTTTCATCCGGATTTTGGAAACGTCACCAGCAACGCATTGCCCCCTGGCTGTTTTTAGCGCCCGGATTGGTGATGTTCGTCATCTATGTCGTGCTGCCGATTTTCCAGTCTGTCTGGATCAGCTTTCACGATTGGGATGGTATTGGTGAGAAAGTCTGGATCGGGCTTGGAAACTATCAGGAATTGCTGGGCGACGAGGCCTTTTATACCTCGCTGCAAAACAACCTGATCTGGTTGGTGCTCTACCTTCTGGCCATTCCCGGCGGTTTGGCGGTGGCATTGTTTCTCAATCAGACTGTGACCGGCATCCGGCTTTACAAATCGCTGTTTTTCTTCCCTTTCGTCATCAGCCAGGTCGTGGTCGGCCTGATGTTCACCTGGTTCTATGCACCGAATTTCGGGTTGTTTTCCGTGCTGATCAAGCATCTGACCGGAATGGATTTCGCGGTTTTGGCCGATGAGCGGTTTGTCACCTATGGCATCATCGTCGCCGGTCTCTGGCCGCAGACCGCCTATTGCATGATCCTCTATCTGACCGGTCTCAACAATATCAATCCTGAGCAGGTGGAAGCGGCCCGCATGGATGGTGCCAAGGGCTGGTCACTGCTCAAAAACATCATCCTGCCGCAGCTGGCGCCTGCCACCTTCATTGCCATGGTGGTCACGGTGATCGGCGCATTGCGCTCCTTCGACCTGGTGTCGATCATGACGGCTGGTGGTCCCTATGGCTCCAGCCGGGTGCTGTCCTATTACATGTATGAGGAGGCGCTGTCGGAATACGGGTTCCGCATGGGGTATGGGGCGGCCATCGCCGTCGTTCTGTTCCTGATCATGATGGTGTTCATCACGCTGTTCGTCGTGCGGATGATTGGCCAGGAAAGGAATACCTGA
- a CDS encoding ABC transporter substrate-binding protein, translating to MICFKLMPSLALGYALTMSTAFAGQIVLNSDQSDPTPKKAMEELLKDFQAANPDVTVKWNNFDHEGYKSAIRNFLTADAPDVVSWYSGNRMAPFVKAGLFEDVSDIWAKDDLNNQLKSATKSMEIDGKKWGIPYSTYQWGIYYRKDIFAAQGITPPKTWAELLAACDKLKKAGITPFTIGTKALWPTAGWFDYLDLRVNGYEFHMDLTAGKVPYTDPRVKAVFAKWDELIKPGYFIANHAALDWQDAMPQFVQGKAAMYLMGNFAVAPMKDGGLKEEQIGFLQFPEITPGLPRAEDAPTESFHIPSGAKNKTDARKFLAYLAKPETQTKMNATLGQLPINNKSEKSSDPFLSAGFDMLSSAYALAQFYDRDAPADMAKAGMEGFQEFMVKPDKVDAILARLDKVRARVYK from the coding sequence ATGATTTGCTTTAAACTGATGCCGAGCTTGGCGCTTGGCTATGCATTGACCATGTCAACCGCATTTGCGGGCCAGATTGTGCTCAATTCCGATCAGTCGGACCCGACGCCGAAAAAGGCGATGGAAGAGCTGCTGAAGGATTTCCAGGCCGCCAATCCTGACGTGACCGTCAAATGGAATAATTTCGACCACGAGGGCTATAAATCCGCGATCCGCAACTTTCTGACAGCTGATGCGCCGGATGTCGTGTCTTGGTATTCTGGCAACCGCATGGCGCCCTTCGTCAAGGCTGGCCTGTTCGAGGATGTCAGCGATATCTGGGCCAAGGACGATCTCAACAATCAGTTGAAATCCGCCACCAAGTCGATGGAAATCGATGGGAAGAAATGGGGCATTCCCTATTCCACCTATCAATGGGGTATTTACTACCGCAAGGATATTTTTGCCGCTCAAGGCATCACGCCGCCCAAGACCTGGGCCGAGTTGCTGGCGGCCTGTGACAAGCTGAAAAAGGCCGGTATCACGCCCTTTACCATTGGCACCAAGGCGTTGTGGCCGACGGCAGGCTGGTTCGACTATCTCGACCTGCGCGTCAACGGCTATGAATTCCACATGGACCTGACGGCCGGAAAGGTGCCTTACACCGACCCGCGCGTCAAAGCCGTGTTTGCGAAATGGGATGAGCTGATCAAGCCCGGTTATTTCATCGCCAACCATGCCGCACTTGATTGGCAGGATGCCATGCCGCAATTCGTGCAGGGCAAGGCGGCCATGTATTTGATGGGCAACTTTGCCGTGGCCCCGATGAAGGATGGCGGCTTGAAGGAAGAACAGATCGGCTTCCTGCAATTCCCGGAAATCACCCCCGGCCTGCCGCGGGCGGAAGATGCGCCGACCGAATCCTTCCACATTCCCTCGGGCGCCAAGAACAAGACGGATGCCCGCAAGTTCCTGGCTTATCTCGCAAAGCCGGAAACCCAGACCAAGATGAACGCCACCCTTGGTCAGTTGCCGATCAACAACAAGTCGGAAAAATCCAGCGATCCATTCCTGAGCGCCGGTTTCGATATGTTGTCGAGCGCTTACGCATTGGCGCAGTTCTATGATCGTGACGCGCCTGCCGATATGGCCAAGGCGGGCATGGAAGGCTTCCAGGAATTCATGGTCAAGCCTGACAAGGTCGATGCCATCCTGGCGCGCCTCGATAAGGTCCGTGCCCGCGTTTACAAATAA
- a CDS encoding helix-turn-helix domain-containing protein yields MARRPPLINRLGATPVHPERDPAHPLVVFGDNRFCAGELLDVQKMAGPHMHSQIELNFVLEGSMTYWFDGRELTISEGRLCLFWGMIPHQVIDRREGTRFICLYVPMSVFLGLASLSQFRDSVFRGAVIEALHLRAWDREIFLRWRDELLGGDEGDIEIVRSELTARLMRIERDGWRDLREQGSALASLGQRDAGWMLHVEKMLRFIGEHAPDTISAEDVGRAAGLHPNYAMSLFKRAVGTTINQAIIRHRLDTAQSLLISSDMPITEVAYESGFGSLSTFYEAFQRRFMEKPVQYRRRMRAKGTAAQAIT; encoded by the coding sequence ATGGCTCGACGTCCTCCCTTGATCAACAGACTTGGTGCGACACCTGTACACCCCGAACGCGATCCCGCCCATCCCCTGGTTGTATTTGGCGATAACCGCTTCTGCGCCGGGGAATTGCTGGACGTCCAGAAGATGGCTGGGCCGCATATGCACAGCCAGATCGAGCTGAATTTCGTGTTGGAAGGCTCGATGACCTATTGGTTCGATGGCCGGGAGCTGACGATTTCGGAAGGCCGGCTCTGCCTGTTCTGGGGGATGATCCCCCATCAGGTCATCGACCGGCGGGAAGGCACCCGCTTCATCTGTCTTTATGTGCCGATGTCGGTGTTTCTGGGATTGGCCAGCCTGAGCCAGTTTCGCGACTCGGTGTTTCGCGGCGCCGTCATCGAGGCTTTGCACCTGCGGGCCTGGGACCGTGAAATCTTTCTGCGCTGGCGTGACGAATTGCTGGGTGGCGATGAGGGCGATATCGAGATCGTCCGCAGCGAATTGACCGCCCGCCTGATGCGGATCGAACGGGATGGCTGGCGTGACCTGCGTGAGCAGGGATCGGCACTGGCAAGCCTCGGTCAACGCGATGCGGGCTGGATGCTGCATGTGGAAAAAATGCTGCGCTTCATTGGCGAACACGCACCTGACACGATTTCTGCCGAGGATGTCGGCCGCGCCGCAGGCCTGCATCCCAATTATGCCATGAGCCTGTTCAAACGTGCCGTGGGCACCACCATCAATCAGGCGATTATCCGCCACCGGCTGGACACCGCCCAATCGCTGCTGATTTCATCCGATATGCCGATTACCGAAGTGGCCTACGAGTCAGGCTTTGGCTCGCTCTCGACCTTTTACGAGGCTTTCCAGCGTCGGTTCATGGAAAAACCGGTCCAATATCGCCGCCGGATGCGGGCGAAAGGCACGGCGGCACAGGCAATCACATAA
- the fhuF gene encoding siderophore-iron reductase FhuF, which produces MGSTIQMSRPLVHGALPTIDDDWSPDMPGDERFAFCRGKLLLDAPEDAEIIPCTSLADPDVFADIIARYTCKFPGADKRAVISMWTLYYFSILTIAPTVHRLVHWRQLSLGLTQMSLVCDPQTAEPKAFLLSGPGRPADHAPALADLHAILRDHAAPVITLIAGHCGVAPKLMWNNVAVYLNWIIKEIGNQAGPHLMEEAIEIISGQHWPDGSRNPLFGMIKLARRQCGMDHFQRKVCCLRYNLPGVPGCGDLCPLPDGRR; this is translated from the coding sequence ATGGGATCGACGATCCAGATGTCCAGGCCGTTGGTGCATGGCGCTCTGCCCACCATCGACGATGACTGGTCCCCCGACATGCCGGGCGACGAGCGCTTTGCCTTTTGCCGCGGAAAACTGCTGCTGGACGCGCCTGAGGATGCCGAGATTATCCCTTGCACCTCGCTTGCCGACCCGGATGTGTTTGCCGATATCATCGCCCGCTACACTTGCAAATTTCCTGGCGCTGACAAGCGCGCGGTAATCTCGATGTGGACGCTCTATTATTTCAGCATCCTGACCATTGCGCCTACGGTCCACCGTCTGGTGCATTGGCGACAATTATCGCTCGGGCTCACCCAGATGTCGCTGGTCTGCGATCCACAGACAGCCGAACCAAAAGCATTTCTGCTATCAGGTCCAGGCCGTCCCGCTGATCATGCGCCAGCGCTGGCCGATCTCCACGCCATCCTGCGCGACCATGCCGCGCCAGTGATTACCCTCATTGCCGGGCATTGCGGTGTTGCGCCGAAGCTGATGTGGAACAATGTCGCCGTCTATCTCAACTGGATCATCAAGGAAATCGGCAATCAGGCAGGTCCGCACCTGATGGAAGAGGCGATCGAGATCATCTCGGGCCAGCATTGGCCGGATGGCAGCCGCAATCCGTTGTTTGGAATGATCAAGCTAGCCCGCCGCCAATGTGGCATGGACCATTTCCAGCGCAAGGTCTGCTGCCTGCGCTATAACCTGCCAGGCGTTCCCGGCTGTGGCGACCTCTGCCCCCTACCCGATGGCCGTCGCTAA
- a CDS encoding GNAT family N-acetyltransferase codes for MSELSDWFTEPAVIDACAAAAETLPMFGCLDGDTVAGFVMLKPHLPDTVEIVAIGTRRAYHRQGAGRLLLSAAEDLARKAGCRLVTVKTLVPRGRHEPQYDATRAFYDRNGFIRAEVFPTLWHEDHPCLFFVKPLAKTGGK; via the coding sequence ATGTCGGAACTGTCCGACTGGTTTACGGAGCCCGCCGTGATCGATGCCTGCGCGGCGGCGGCCGAGACCTTGCCGATGTTCGGCTGCCTTGACGGTGACACTGTGGCCGGATTTGTCATGCTGAAACCGCATCTTCCCGATACCGTGGAAATCGTGGCGATCGGTACCCGCCGGGCCTATCATCGCCAGGGCGCAGGCAGGCTGCTGTTGTCAGCGGCGGAGGATTTAGCCCGCAAAGCCGGTTGCCGACTGGTGACTGTGAAAACCTTGGTACCGCGCGGCAGGCATGAACCGCAATACGACGCCACCCGCGCCTTTTATGACCGGAATGGATTTATACGGGCCGAAGTGTTCCCCACTCTGTGGCATGAGGACCATCCGTGTCTGTTTTTTGTGAAGCCCTTGGCTAAAACGGGCGGTAAGTAG